ATATCCAGAGAATCAGCACCTAAATCATCTATAAATGAGGAATCCTCGCCTATTTTATCCTCCTCAACACCAAGTTGGTCAACAATTATCTTTTTTACTTTTTCCAATGTTTCCATTTTGATTACTCCTTATTTCTATAATTTAACATATTAAAAGAAGGTTTTTTTAAATCTTTATCCATTGAAACCATTATAAGTTTTGCAGTGAATACTTCTGTATTATCACATCTTATATGTATAGATACAAGATATTTATTACTTTTTTTTGTTGCAATTTTTGCCTTGGCAACTAAAAGCTGACCTATATATACCGGATTTTTATATCTTAG
The Atribacterota bacterium DNA segment above includes these coding regions:
- a CDS encoding acyl carrier protein translates to METLEKVKKIIVDQLGVEEDKIGEDSSFIDDLGADSLDIVELIMAFEEEFDIEISDEDAEKIKSVGDVIRYLEDKE